The following are encoded together in the Pseudomonas maumuensis genome:
- the nagZ gene encoding beta-N-acetylhexosaminidase, translated as MQGSLMVDIAGKWLTAEDRHLLRQPEVAGLIIFARNIDSPRQVRELCASIRAIRPELILAVDQEGGRVQRLRQGFVRLPAMRAIADNANAEYLAEQCGWLMATEVLAVGLDLSFAPVLDLDHQRSAVVGSRAFEGNPQRATELAGAFIRGMNAAGMAACGKHFPGHGWAEADSHVAIPVDERSLEQLRAADLVPFTRLSGQLAAVMPAHVIYPQVDNQPAGFSRRWLQDILRGELGFDGVIFSDDLSMAGAHVVGDAASRIEAALSAGCDMGLVCNDRASAELALSAAQRMKVKPSPRIARMRGQGFARTDYRQQPRWLEALGALKEAQLVD; from the coding sequence CTGCAAGGCTCCCTGATGGTGGATATCGCCGGTAAATGGCTGACCGCCGAAGACCGCCATCTGCTGCGCCAGCCCGAAGTGGCCGGCCTGATCATCTTTGCCCGCAACATTGACAGCCCGCGTCAGGTGCGCGAGTTGTGCGCCTCGATCCGCGCCATTCGCCCCGAGCTGATCCTCGCCGTGGATCAGGAGGGCGGGCGGGTCCAGCGCCTGCGCCAGGGCTTCGTGCGCCTGCCGGCCATGCGTGCGATCGCCGATAATGCCAACGCCGAGTACCTGGCCGAACAATGCGGCTGGCTGATGGCCACCGAGGTGCTGGCGGTAGGCCTGGACCTGAGCTTCGCCCCGGTGCTGGACCTCGACCATCAGCGCAGTGCCGTGGTCGGCAGCCGCGCCTTCGAAGGCAATCCGCAGCGGGCTACCGAACTGGCCGGCGCCTTCATTCGTGGCATGAATGCCGCGGGCATGGCCGCCTGTGGCAAGCATTTCCCCGGTCACGGCTGGGCCGAGGCCGACTCACATGTGGCGATCCCGGTCGATGAGCGCAGCCTGGAACAGCTGCGCGCGGCCGACCTGGTGCCGTTCACCCGTCTGAGCGGCCAGTTGGCTGCGGTGATGCCGGCCCACGTGATCTATCCGCAAGTCGACAACCAGCCGGCTGGCTTCTCTCGGCGTTGGCTGCAGGACATCCTGCGCGGCGAGCTGGGTTTCGACGGGGTGATCTTCAGTGACGACTTGTCCATGGCCGGCGCCCATGTGGTGGGCGATGCCGCCAGCCGCATAGAGGCCGCATTGAGCGCGGGCTGCGACATGGGCCTGGTGTGCAATGACCGGGCTTCGGCCGAGCTGGCGCTGAGTGCGGCGCAGCGCATGAAGGTCAAGCCGTCGCCGCGGATTGCACGGATGCGCGGGCAGGGCTTTGCGCGTACCGATTACCGCCAGCAGCCGCGTTGGCTGGAGGCGCTGGGAGCGTTGAAGGAAGCCCAGTTGGTCGATTGA
- a CDS encoding TetR/AcrR family transcriptional regulator, protein MAQSETVERILDAAEQLFAERGFAETSLRLITSKAGVNLAAVNYHFGSKKALIQAVFSRFLGPFCASLERELDRHQARPEQKASLEELLEMLVEQALVVQPRSNNDLSIFMRLLGLAFSQSQGHLRRYLEDMYGKVFRRYMLLVNEAAPRIPPLELFWRVHFMLGAAAFSMSGIKALRAIAETDFGINTSIEQVMRLMVPFLAAGMRADSGVTDAAMAAAQLRPRSKSAAPAKA, encoded by the coding sequence ATGGCCCAATCGGAAACCGTTGAGCGCATCCTCGATGCGGCGGAACAGCTGTTCGCGGAGCGCGGGTTCGCGGAAACCTCATTGCGGCTGATCACCAGCAAGGCCGGGGTCAACCTGGCGGCGGTGAACTACCATTTCGGTTCGAAGAAAGCCCTGATCCAGGCGGTCTTTTCTCGCTTCCTGGGGCCGTTTTGCGCGAGCCTCGAGCGTGAACTCGACCGCCATCAGGCGCGTCCTGAGCAGAAGGCCTCGCTCGAGGAATTGCTGGAAATGCTGGTGGAGCAGGCCTTGGTCGTGCAGCCGCGCAGCAACAACGACCTGTCGATCTTCATGCGTCTGCTGGGCCTGGCCTTCAGTCAGAGCCAGGGGCACCTGCGTCGTTACCTGGAGGACATGTACGGCAAGGTGTTCCGCCGCTACATGCTGCTGGTCAACGAGGCCGCGCCGCGCATCCCGCCGCTGGAGTTGTTCTGGCGCGTGCATTTCATGCTCGGCGCCGCGGCGTTCAGCATGTCGGGCATCAAGGCCCTGCGCGCCATCGCTGAAACCGACTTCGGCATCAACACCTCGATCGAGCAGGTCATGCGCCTGATGGTGCCGTTCCTGGCCGCGGGCATGCGTGCCGATAGTGGTGTCACCGACGCGGCGATGGCCGCGGCGCAGTTGCGCCCGCGCAGTAAGTCCGCCGCGCCCGCCAAGGCTTGA
- the lexA gene encoding transcriptional repressor LexA, whose protein sequence is MLKLTPRQAEILAFIKRCLEDNGFPPTRAEIAQELGFKSPNAAEEHLKALARKGAIEMTPGASRGIRIPGLEPKQEDSGLPIIGRVAAGAPILAEQHIEDSCSINPAFFHPRADYLLRVHGMSMKDIGIFDGDLLAVHTTREARNGQVVVARIGDEVTVKRFKREGSKVWLIAENPEFAPIEVDLKEQELVIEGLSVGVLRR, encoded by the coding sequence ATGCTGAAACTGACGCCACGCCAAGCCGAGATTCTGGCTTTCATCAAACGCTGCCTCGAAGACAACGGCTTCCCGCCGACCCGTGCCGAGATCGCGCAGGAGCTGGGCTTCAAGTCGCCCAACGCTGCCGAGGAGCACCTGAAAGCCCTGGCCCGCAAGGGCGCCATCGAGATGACCCCTGGCGCCTCCCGCGGTATCCGCATCCCCGGCCTCGAGCCCAAGCAAGAGGATAGCGGCCTGCCCATCATCGGTCGCGTCGCCGCCGGTGCACCGATCCTCGCCGAGCAGCACATCGAGGATTCCTGCAGCATCAACCCAGCCTTCTTCCATCCCCGCGCCGATTACCTGCTACGCGTCCACGGCATGAGCATGAAGGACATCGGCATCTTCGATGGCGACCTGCTCGCTGTGCATACCACCCGCGAAGCCCGCAACGGCCAGGTCGTGGTAGCCCGTATCGGCGACGAAGTGACCGTCAAGCGCTTCAAGCGCGAAGGCAGCAAGGTCTGGCTGATCGCCGAAAACCCCGAATTCGCCCCCATCGAAGTCGACCTGAAGGAACAGGAACTGGTGATCGAGGGCTTGAGCGTCGGCGTCCTGCGCCGCTGA
- the sulA gene encoding SOS-induced cell division inhibitor SulA: protein MQPFTHAPQQAQLPLFEAFLAQPVLPGLKPSEAPRKSSQPELFSELALRGAPGHCQSLLAPVLRELSEEDDSRWLTLIAPPGSLTQAWLRDAGLNRERILLLQPGGRQTALQLACEALRLGHSHTVVSWLGTINSNARQQLQRAAASGNAQSLNIRLG, encoded by the coding sequence ATGCAGCCGTTCACCCATGCACCCCAGCAAGCCCAGTTGCCGCTGTTCGAGGCCTTCCTGGCCCAGCCGGTGCTGCCAGGCCTCAAGCCCAGCGAGGCGCCGCGCAAGAGCAGCCAGCCAGAACTGTTCAGCGAACTGGCCCTGCGCGGTGCGCCAGGGCACTGCCAGAGCTTGCTGGCACCGGTCCTGCGCGAACTCAGCGAAGAAGACGACAGCCGCTGGCTGACGCTCATCGCCCCGCCCGGCAGCCTCACCCAGGCCTGGCTGCGCGATGCCGGCCTGAACCGTGAACGCATTCTGCTGCTACAACCCGGCGGCAGACAGACTGCCCTGCAACTGGCCTGTGAGGCCTTGCGCCTTGGGCACAGCCATACCGTGGTCAGCTGGCTGGGTACCATCAACAGCAATGCCCGCCAACAACTGCAGCGCGCAGCGGCCAGTGGAAACGCACAAAGCCTGAACATCCGCCTCGGCTGA
- a CDS encoding DUF6586 family protein, which yields MAQELYTRTNQKLFFAGLALESMAKAADSQAMNAQGLLQAERESALFHLYGALLGLCHEIAGFYRLPQASAPRAELLFSDEVLQSVAIPEMAELLELARQPETWLARLLTAYADLFRPPVAKKAAKGDVTQPLIQAVNLDEPEPAELSREELEAWRQNLKSLVRRFREALSEC from the coding sequence ATGGCCCAGGAACTCTACACCCGCACCAACCAGAAACTGTTTTTCGCCGGCCTTGCCCTGGAATCCATGGCCAAGGCCGCCGATAGCCAGGCCATGAACGCCCAGGGCCTGCTCCAGGCCGAGCGCGAATCGGCGCTGTTCCACCTGTATGGTGCGCTGCTGGGGCTGTGCCACGAGATCGCTGGCTTCTACCGCTTGCCCCAGGCTTCTGCGCCACGGGCCGAGCTGCTGTTCAGTGATGAGGTACTGCAGAGCGTTGCGATCCCGGAAATGGCCGAGCTGCTGGAGCTGGCCCGCCAGCCGGAAACCTGGCTAGCGCGTCTGCTGACCGCTTATGCCGATTTGTTCCGACCGCCGGTCGCCAAGAAAGCTGCGAAGGGCGACGTCACCCAACCGCTGATCCAGGCCGTCAATCTGGACGAGCCCGAGCCGGCCGAGCTTTCCCGCGAGGAGCTCGAAGCCTGGCGGCAGAACCTGAAAAGCCTGGTGAGACGTTTCCGCGAAGCGCTGAGTGAGTGCTGA
- the topA gene encoding type I DNA topoisomerase → MGKSLVIVESPAKAKTINKYLGSQYVVKSSIGHIRDLPTSGSASASKEPAAKRGKAAAEAPALSPKEKARRTLVARMGVDPEAGWKAKYEILPGKEKVIEELRRLAKDADTIYLATDLDREGEAIAWHLREAIGGDDSRYKRVVFNEITKKAIQEAFSQPGELDIDRVNAQQARRFLDRVVGYMVSPLLWAKIARGLSAGRVQSVAVKLVVEREREIRAFNPEEYWEVHADLGTAKNAKVRFEVAREKGEAFKPLNEAQAMAALEKLKASSYSVSKREDRPTSSKPSAPFITSTLQQAASNRLGFGVKKTMMMAQRLYEAGYITYMRTDSTNLSTDAVEMARSYIEKEFGKQYLPAAPIVYGSKEGAQEAHEAIRPSDVSTHPTKLSGMERDAERLYELIWRQFLACQMPPAQYLSTSVTVVAGEFELRAKGRILKFDGYTRVLPQQSKPGEDDVLPEMAQGEALKLIQLDPSQHFTKPPARFTEASLVKEMEKRGIGRPSTYAAIISTIQDRGYVTLHNRRFYSEKMGDIVTERLSESFANLMDYGFTAGMEENLDDVAQGERDWKNVLDEFYGDFNKKLQTAESSEHGMRANQPTLTNIPCKECGRPMMIRTASTGVFLGCSGYSLPPKERCKATVNLVPGDEIAADDEGESESLVLRGKHRCPICSTAMDAYLLDEKRKLHICGNNPDCVGYEIEEGNYRIKGYEGPSLECDKCGSEMQLKTGRFGKFFGCTNPACKNTRKLLKSGEAAPPKMDKVDMPELKCEKVDDTYVLRDGASGLFLAASQFPKNRETRAPLVLEIVPHKHEIDPKYHFLCEAPQKDPDGRPAVIRYSRKTKEQYVQSEVDGKPTGWKAFYDGKAWKVEDKR, encoded by the coding sequence ATGGGCAAATCGCTGGTCATTGTGGAATCCCCGGCCAAGGCCAAGACCATCAACAAGTACCTGGGCAGCCAGTACGTGGTGAAGTCGAGTATCGGCCACATCCGTGACCTTCCCACCAGCGGTTCCGCCAGTGCGAGCAAGGAACCGGCGGCCAAGCGCGGCAAGGCCGCGGCCGAGGCTCCGGCCTTGTCGCCGAAGGAGAAGGCGCGCCGTACTCTGGTCGCACGCATGGGCGTCGACCCCGAGGCGGGCTGGAAGGCCAAGTACGAGATCCTTCCCGGCAAGGAGAAGGTCATCGAGGAACTGCGCCGCCTGGCCAAGGATGCCGACACCATCTATCTCGCAACCGACTTGGATCGCGAGGGGGAAGCCATCGCCTGGCACCTGCGCGAAGCCATCGGCGGCGACGACAGCCGCTACAAGCGCGTGGTGTTCAACGAAATCACCAAGAAAGCCATCCAGGAAGCCTTCTCCCAGCCGGGCGAGCTCGATATCGATCGGGTCAATGCCCAGCAGGCGCGGCGTTTCCTTGACCGCGTGGTCGGCTACATGGTCTCGCCGCTGCTGTGGGCGAAGATCGCCCGTGGCCTGTCCGCCGGCCGCGTACAGTCGGTGGCGGTGAAGCTGGTGGTCGAGCGTGAGCGCGAAATCCGCGCGTTCAACCCGGAAGAGTACTGGGAGGTCCATGCCGACCTGGGCACCGCCAAGAACGCCAAGGTGCGTTTCGAGGTAGCCCGTGAGAAGGGCGAGGCCTTCAAGCCGCTCAACGAAGCCCAGGCCATGGCCGCACTGGAGAAGCTCAAGGCCTCCAGCTACAGCGTGAGCAAGCGCGAGGACCGGCCGACCAGCAGCAAGCCTTCGGCGCCGTTCATTACCTCCACCCTGCAGCAGGCCGCAAGCAATCGCCTGGGCTTTGGGGTGAAGAAGACCATGATGATGGCCCAGCGTCTGTACGAAGCCGGCTACATCACTTACATGCGTACCGACTCGACCAACCTGTCGACCGACGCCGTCGAGATGGCCCGCAGCTACATCGAGAAGGAGTTCGGCAAGCAGTATCTGCCTGCCGCGCCCATCGTCTATGGCAGCAAGGAAGGGGCCCAGGAGGCGCACGAGGCGATCCGCCCGTCCGACGTCAGCACCCACCCCACCAAGCTCAGTGGCATGGAGCGTGACGCCGAGCGCCTGTACGAACTGATCTGGCGCCAGTTCCTGGCTTGCCAGATGCCGCCGGCGCAGTACCTGTCCACCAGCGTCACCGTGGTGGCGGGCGAGTTCGAGCTGCGCGCCAAGGGTCGCATCCTCAAGTTCGATGGTTACACCCGTGTCCTGCCGCAGCAGAGCAAGCCGGGCGAAGACGACGTGCTGCCGGAAATGGCCCAGGGCGAGGCGCTGAAACTGATCCAGCTCGATCCCAGCCAGCACTTTACCAAGCCGCCGGCGCGCTTCACCGAAGCCAGCCTGGTCAAGGAAATGGAAAAACGTGGCATTGGCCGCCCATCCACCTATGCGGCGATCATTTCCACCATCCAGGATCGCGGCTACGTCACGCTGCATAACCGCCGCTTCTATTCCGAGAAGATGGGCGACATCGTCACCGAGCGCCTGTCCGAGAGCTTCGCCAACCTGATGGACTACGGCTTCACCGCCGGCATGGAGGAGAACCTCGACGACGTGGCCCAGGGCGAGCGTGACTGGAAGAACGTCCTCGACGAATTCTATGGCGACTTCAACAAGAAGTTGCAGACCGCCGAGTCCAGCGAGCACGGCATGCGTGCCAACCAGCCGACCCTGACCAACATTCCGTGCAAGGAATGTGGACGGCCGATGATGATCCGTACAGCCTCCACCGGCGTGTTCCTCGGCTGCTCGGGTTACAGCCTGCCGCCGAAGGAGCGTTGCAAGGCGACGGTCAACCTGGTGCCGGGCGACGAGATTGCCGCCGATGACGAGGGTGAATCCGAGTCCCTGGTGCTGCGTGGCAAGCACCGCTGCCCGATCTGCTCGACGGCAATGGACGCCTACCTGCTCGACGAGAAGCGTAAGCTGCACATCTGCGGTAACAACCCGGACTGCGTTGGTTACGAGATCGAAGAGGGCAACTACCGCATCAAGGGCTACGAAGGTCCGAGCCTGGAGTGCGACAAGTGCGGCAGCGAGATGCAGCTCAAGACCGGCCGTTTCGGCAAGTTCTTCGGTTGCACCAACCCAGCCTGCAAGAACACCCGTAAGCTGCTCAAGAGCGGCGAGGCGGCGCCACCGAAGATGGACAAGGTGGATATGCCAGAGCTCAAGTGCGAGAAGGTCGACGACACCTACGTGCTGCGCGACGGTGCCTCGGGTCTGTTCCTGGCCGCCAGCCAGTTCCCGAAAAACCGCGAAACCCGCGCGCCGCTGGTGCTGGAGATCGTCCCGCACAAGCACGAGATCGATCCGAAGTATCACTTCCTCTGCGAAGCTCCGCAGAAGGATCCAGACGGGCGCCCGGCGGTGATCCGCTACAGCCGCAAGACCAAGGAGCAGTATGTGCAGTCCGAGGTTGACGGCAAGCCGACTGGTTGGAAGGCGTTCTACGACGGCAAGGCGTGGAAGGTCGAAGACAAGCGCTGA
- a CDS encoding DUF1653 domain-containing protein: MQIQPGVYRHYKGPEYRVFSAARHSESEEWMVFYQCLYGDYSFWVRPLSMFQESVEVDGEQVPRFALVKAEEGLGERLGKAHE, translated from the coding sequence ATGCAGATACAACCTGGTGTGTACCGGCATTACAAAGGCCCTGAGTACCGTGTTTTCAGCGCTGCGCGACACTCCGAGAGCGAGGAGTGGATGGTGTTTTACCAGTGCCTGTATGGTGATTACAGCTTCTGGGTCAGGCCACTTTCGATGTTCCAGGAGTCCGTCGAGGTTGACGGCGAGCAGGTGCCACGCTTTGCTTTGGTCAAGGCCGAAGAGGGCCTCGGCGAGCGGCTGGGCAAGGCGCACGAGTGA
- the fadA gene encoding acetyl-CoA C-acyltransferase FadA: protein MSLNPRDVVIVDFGRTPMGRSKGGMHRNTRAEDMSAHLISKLLERNDKVDPKEVEDVIWGCVNQTLEQGWNIARMASLMTQIPHTSAAQTVSRLCGSSMSALHTAAQAIMTGNGDVFVVGGVEHMGHVSMMHGVDPNPHLSLHAAKASGMMGLTAEMLGKMHGITREQQDLFGLRSHQLAHKATVEGKFKDEIIPMQGYDENGFLKVFDYDETIRPETTLEGLASLKPAFNPKGGTVTAGTSSQITDGASCMIVMSGQRAMDLGIQPLAVIRSMAVAGVDPAIMGYGPVPSTQKALKRAGLTIADIDFFELNEAFAAQALPVLKDLKVLDKMNEKVNLHGGAIALGHPFGCSGARISGTLLNVMKQNGGTLGVATMCVGLGQGITTVFERV, encoded by the coding sequence ATGAGCCTGAATCCAAGAGACGTGGTGATTGTCGACTTCGGTCGCACGCCGATGGGCCGCTCCAAGGGTGGCATGCACCGCAATACCCGTGCCGAAGACATGTCCGCGCACCTGATCAGCAAGCTGCTGGAGCGCAACGACAAGGTCGATCCGAAAGAAGTCGAGGACGTGATCTGGGGCTGCGTCAACCAGACCCTGGAACAGGGCTGGAACATCGCCCGCATGGCGTCGCTGATGACCCAGATCCCGCACACCTCCGCGGCGCAAACCGTCAGCCGCCTGTGCGGCTCGTCGATGAGCGCGCTGCACACCGCCGCCCAAGCAATCATGACCGGCAACGGCGACGTGTTCGTCGTCGGTGGTGTCGAGCACATGGGCCACGTCAGCATGATGCATGGCGTCGACCCCAACCCGCACCTGTCCTTGCACGCTGCCAAGGCTTCCGGAATGATGGGTCTGACTGCCGAGATGCTCGGCAAGATGCATGGCATCACCCGTGAGCAACAGGATCTGTTCGGCCTGCGTTCGCACCAGCTCGCCCACAAGGCGACGGTCGAGGGCAAGTTCAAGGACGAGATCATCCCGATGCAGGGTTACGACGAGAATGGCTTCCTGAAGGTCTTCGACTACGACGAGACCATTCGCCCGGAAACCACCCTCGAAGGTCTGGCGTCGCTCAAGCCAGCATTCAACCCTAAAGGTGGCACCGTCACCGCGGGCACCTCGTCGCAAATCACCGACGGCGCCTCGTGCATGATCGTCATGTCCGGCCAGCGCGCCATGGACCTGGGGATCCAGCCACTGGCGGTCATCCGTTCGATGGCGGTCGCCGGCGTGGACCCGGCGATCATGGGCTACGGCCCGGTTCCGTCGACGCAGAAAGCGCTCAAGCGCGCTGGTCTGACCATCGCCGACATCGACTTCTTCGAGCTCAACGAAGCTTTCGCCGCACAGGCCCTGCCGGTGCTGAAAGATCTGAAAGTGCTCGACAAGATGAATGAGAAGGTTAACCTGCACGGCGGCGCCATCGCCCTGGGCCACCCGTTCGGTTGCTCGGGGGCGCGGATTTCCGGCACCCTGCTCAACGTCATGAAGCAGAACGGCGGTACCCTGGGCGTCGCTACCATGTGTGTCGGCCTGGGCCAAGGCATCACCACTGTCTTCGAACGCGTCTGA
- the fadB gene encoding fatty acid oxidation complex subunit alpha FadB codes for MIYEGKAITVKALESGIVELKFDLKGESVNKFNRLTLNELRQAVDVIKADASVKGVIVSSGKDVFIVGADITEFVDNFKLPEAELVAGNLEANRIFSDFEDLQVPTVVAINGIALGGGLEMCLAADYRVMSSSAKIGLPEVKLGIYPGFGGTVRLPRLIGSDNAVEWIASGKENRAEDALKVGAVDAVVAPELLQAGALDLIKRAISGELDYKVKRQPKLEKLKLNAIEQMMAFETAKGFVAGQAGPNYPAPVEAIKTIQKAANFGRDKALEVEAAGFAKLAKTSVAESLIGLFLNDQELKRKAKAHDEIAHDVKQAAVLGAGIMGGGIAYQSAVKGTPILMKDIREEAIQLGLNEASKLLGKRVEKGRLTPAKMAEALNAIRPTLSYGDFGNVDIIVEAVVENPKVKQAVLAEVEGQVKEDAILASNTSTISINLLAKALKRPENFVGMHFFNPVHMMPLVEVIRGEKSSDVAVATTVAYAKKMGKNPIVVNDCPGFLVNRVLFPYFGGFAKLVSAGVDFVRIDKVMEKFGWPMGPAYLMDVVGIDTGHHGRDVMAEGFPDRMKDERRSAVDALYEANRLGQKNGKGFYAYETDKRGKPKKVADATVLDVLKPVIFEQREVTDEDIINWMMVPLCLETVRCLEDGIVATAAEADMGLVYGIGFPPFRGGALRYIDSIGVAEFVALADKYADLGPLYHPTAKLREMAKNGQRFFN; via the coding sequence ATGATTTACGAAGGTAAAGCCATCACGGTTAAGGCTCTTGAAAGCGGCATCGTCGAACTGAAGTTCGACCTCAAGGGTGAGTCCGTCAACAAGTTCAACCGTCTCACTCTGAACGAGCTGCGTCAGGCCGTGGACGTGATCAAGGCCGATGCCTCGGTCAAGGGCGTGATCGTCAGCAGTGGCAAGGACGTGTTCATCGTCGGCGCCGACATCACCGAGTTCGTCGACAATTTCAAGCTGCCCGAGGCCGAACTGGTCGCCGGCAACCTGGAAGCCAACCGCATTTTCAGTGACTTCGAAGACCTGCAGGTGCCGACCGTCGTCGCCATCAACGGCATCGCCCTGGGTGGCGGTCTGGAGATGTGCCTGGCTGCCGACTACCGGGTCATGTCCAGCAGCGCCAAGATCGGCCTGCCGGAAGTCAAACTGGGCATCTACCCAGGCTTCGGCGGTACCGTGCGCCTGCCGCGCCTTATCGGCTCGGACAACGCCGTCGAATGGATCGCCTCGGGCAAGGAAAACCGCGCCGAGGACGCCCTGAAGGTCGGCGCCGTCGACGCAGTGGTCGCTCCCGAGTTGCTGCAGGCCGGAGCCCTGGACCTGATCAAGCGCGCCATCAGCGGCGAGCTGGACTACAAGGTCAAGCGCCAGCCTAAGCTGGAGAAGCTCAAGCTCAACGCCATCGAGCAGATGATGGCGTTCGAGACCGCCAAGGGCTTCGTCGCCGGCCAGGCCGGCCCGAACTACCCTGCACCGGTCGAGGCAATCAAGACCATCCAGAAGGCCGCCAACTTCGGGCGTGACAAGGCCCTCGAGGTCGAGGCCGCAGGCTTCGCCAAACTGGCCAAGACCTCGGTCGCCGAGAGCCTGATCGGCCTGTTCCTGAACGACCAGGAGCTCAAGCGCAAGGCCAAGGCCCACGACGAGATCGCTCACGACGTGAAACAGGCTGCCGTGCTCGGCGCCGGTATCATGGGTGGCGGCATCGCCTATCAGTCGGCGGTCAAGGGTACTCCGATCCTGATGAAGGATATCCGCGAGGAAGCCATCCAGCTGGGCCTGAACGAGGCCTCCAAGCTGCTCGGCAAGCGCGTCGAGAAGGGGCGCCTGACCCCGGCGAAGATGGCCGAGGCCCTCAACGCCATTCGCCCGACCCTGTCCTACGGTGACTTCGGCAACGTCGACATCATCGTCGAGGCCGTGGTCGAGAACCCGAAGGTCAAGCAGGCTGTGCTGGCTGAAGTGGAAGGCCAGGTGAAAGAGGATGCGATTCTCGCCTCCAACACCTCGACCATCTCCATCAACCTGCTGGCCAAGGCGCTCAAGCGTCCGGAAAACTTCGTCGGCATGCATTTCTTCAACCCGGTGCATATGATGCCGCTGGTCGAAGTCATCCGTGGCGAGAAGTCCAGTGATGTGGCAGTCGCCACCACCGTGGCCTACGCCAAGAAGATGGGCAAGAACCCGATCGTGGTCAACGACTGCCCGGGCTTCCTGGTCAACCGCGTGCTGTTCCCGTACTTCGGCGGCTTCGCCAAGCTGGTCAGCGCAGGCGTCGACTTCGTACGCATCGACAAGGTGATGGAGAAGTTCGGCTGGCCGATGGGCCCGGCCTACCTGATGGACGTGGTCGGCATCGACACCGGCCACCACGGCCGCGACGTAATGGCCGAAGGCTTCCCGGATCGCATGAAGGACGAGCGCCGCTCGGCCGTCGACGCGTTGTACGAAGCCAACCGCCTGGGCCAGAAGAACGGCAAGGGCTTCTACGCCTATGAGACCGACAAGCGCGGCAAGCCGAAGAAAGTCGCCGATGCCACTGTGCTCGACGTGCTCAAGCCGGTCATCTTCGAGCAGCGTGAAGTCACCGACGAAGACATCATCAACTGGATGATGGTGCCGCTGTGCCTGGAAACCGTGCGTTGCCTGGAAGACGGCATCGTCGCCACCGCCGCCGAAGCCGACATGGGCCTGGTCTACGGCATCGGTTTCCCTCCCTTCCGCGGTGGCGCGCTGCGCTACATCGATTCGATCGGGGTCGCCGAGTTCGTCGCGCTGGCTGACAAATACGCCGACCTGGGGCCGCTGTACCACCCCACTGCGAAGCTGCGCGAAATGGCCAAGAACGGCCAGCGCTTCTTCAACTGA
- a CDS encoding universal stress protein — protein sequence MSYEHLLVAVDLTEECDPVIKRAKAIALASGAKVSLVHIVEPMAMAFGGDVPMDLSQLQQQQFDQAKERMERLYNKYPDINRGDSHLVYGQPRQEIHQLAKDQKCDLIVVGSHGRHGLALLLGSTANDVLHGAPCDVLAVRLQKKAE from the coding sequence ATGTCCTATGAACATCTTCTGGTCGCTGTCGACCTGACCGAAGAATGCGACCCGGTGATCAAGCGGGCCAAGGCCATCGCCCTGGCCAGCGGCGCCAAGGTCTCCCTGGTGCATATCGTCGAGCCCATGGCCATGGCCTTCGGCGGCGACGTGCCGATGGACCTGTCGCAGTTGCAGCAGCAACAGTTCGACCAGGCCAAGGAACGCATGGAGCGCCTGTACAACAAGTACCCGGATATCAATCGCGGCGACTCGCACCTGGTCTACGGCCAGCCGCGCCAGGAAATCCACCAGCTGGCCAAGGATCAAAAGTGCGACCTGATCGTGGTCGGCAGCCATGGCCGCCACGGCCTGGCACTGCTGCTGGGCTCCACCGCCAACGACGTGCTGCACGGCGCGCCGTGTGATGTATTGGCGGTGCGGTTGCAGAAGAAGGCCGAGTAA